The Gordonia mangrovi genome includes the window GCGGTGGCCGCGAATGTCTTCTCGACACCCTTCGTGGGGGCGTGATCGGGAGCGACGCCGGCGCGCACGAGCCCGTACGGGGTGGGCAGACGGTCGAACATGTCGACCTTCACCTGCGGCTTGCGGACGAGCTCCTCGGCGGCGTAGAACGCGGCCGGACCGGCCCCGACGATCGCGACGTGCAGCTCTCCGTCGGGCAGCTGCGGCGCCTTCTTCGGCGGCACCAGACCACCCTCGACGTCGTGATCCTTGTAGTAGTCGGCGTTGATCTGCAGGTAGGGCTCGTCGCGCTCTTCGAGCTGGTCGTCGGGCAGAATCGCCTCGACGGGGCATTCGTCGATGCACGCACCACAGTCGATGCAGGTCTCGGGATCGATGAACAACATCTCCGCGGTGAAGAACTCCGGTTCATCCGGCGTGGGGTGGATGCAGTTGACCGGACACACGCTGACACAACTGGCGTCGTTGCAACATGGTCGGGTGATCACATGCGCCATCTGCTGTTTCCTCGAAATCCGACACGTGGAACGTGTTCTAGTTTTTCCGTCCTGAGTATCTTAACTGTAAAGATACCGGCGGCTGAAAGTAGGGACGTAGTGAGCGCCTCACCCAGCGGGACGAACATCGAACCACTGCGGGATCGCAAGGAGGGGGCACGGCACTTCGAAGTGGCCTACCGTGTGCGCACCGGCGACATCGACCAGGAGATGCGGCTGCGCCTCGACGCGGTGGCGCGCTATCTGCAGGATGTCGCCAACGACAACATCGAGGCCACCGACTACAGCCACAGCGATCCGTTCTGGATCGTGCGCCGCACCGTCATCGATGTCATCCGACCGATCTCCTGGCCGGCGACGGTCACCGCGCAACGCTGGTGCGGTGCGCTGTCGACGCGGTGGACCAACATGCGGGTGCGGCTGACCGCCGAGCACGAGACGAACCGGTTCAATCCGGAGCCGCGGGAACCGGGGCTCATCGAAACCGAGGCGTTCTGGATCAACGTCAATGACCAGGGGATGCCGTCGCGGATCACCGACGAGATGCTCGAGATGCTCTCGTCGATGACCGACGAGCATCGGTTGCGCTGGCGGTCGATGAACC containing:
- a CDS encoding acyl-[acyl-carrier-protein] thioesterase, giving the protein MSASPSGTNIEPLRDRKEGARHFEVAYRVRTGDIDQEMRLRLDAVARYLQDVANDNIEATDYSHSDPFWIVRRTVIDVIRPISWPATVTAQRWCGALSTRWTNMRVRLTAEHETNRFNPEPREPGLIETEAFWINVNDQGMPSRITDEMLEMLSSMTDEHRLRWRSMNPDKAPSADEVELADRTHVLRITDFDPFKHLNNAAYLEAIEDELLDHPDLADVPHRAVIEYLRPIVPGVSITLRRVREADRLLVWMMIPDADGELVVAATVSVSKLPE